A window of the Lactuca sativa cultivar Salinas chromosome 5, Lsat_Salinas_v11, whole genome shotgun sequence genome harbors these coding sequences:
- the LOC111886333 gene encoding uncharacterized protein LOC111886333 translates to MENVSIVTSDYEEFFTHAQRISDRKTEKAEESAPAKPDQNRRVPLMDSTSPCVNDKTVIPLNPYNPPLPFPIRAMPGEKVEAYRAFMEHVRAPQVNVPFVETMLQMPKYFNLLKGLFAARKDLAEVAKIILSELPEKKGDPGSIIIPCEFGNALFTEALTDSGASINLMPFSFFKKLNLPEPRPVNMKIHLVDKTTIHPRGICEDLLIKVNKFIFPVDFVVLDMEGDPEIPIILGRSF, encoded by the coding sequence atggagaatgtgagTATTGTGACTTCTGACTATGAAGAATTTTTCACACATGCACAGAGGATCTCCGATAGGAAGACAGAAAAGGCAGAAGAGTCGGCTCCAGCTAAGCCCGACCAGAATCGGCGagtccctctaatggactcgacaagtccatgtgTTAATGACAAAACGGTCATTCCCTTAAATCCATATAATCCTCCTTTGCCATTCCCAATCAGAGCCATGCCTGGTGAAAAGGTTGAAGCTTATAGAGCTTTTATGGAGCATGTTAGAGCCCCACAAGTCAACGTGCCATTTGTAGAAACAATGCTTCAAATGCCCAAGTATTTTAACTTACTAAAGGGTCTctttgctgctaggaaagatttAGCTGAAGTCGCAAAAATAATATTGAGTGAGTTACCCGAAAAGAAGGGCGATCCGGGGAGTATCATAATTCCGTGCGAATTTGGAAATGCACTTTTCACTGAAGCGTTGACCGACTCGGGTGCAAGCATCAACCTGATGCCTTTCTCTTTCTTCAAGAAGCTGAATTTACCGGAGCCAAGGCCGGTaaacatgaagatccatttggtaGACAAGACAACAATTCATCCAAGAGGCATTTGTGAGGATCTTCTCATTAAAGTCAACAAGTTCATATTTCCAGTAGACTTTGTGGTGCTTGATATGGAAGGAGACCCCGAAATTCCGATTATTTTGGGGAGGTCATTTTGA